The sequence below is a genomic window from Nitrospirota bacterium.
TAGCCTGACCGGGATTGACACGTTTGACCAACGCACCCGATCCGTCACGTTGGATGCCACGACAAATCTACTGACCGGCGGCAACATCGATCTGAACTATAGCCCGTCGCGAACCAATGTGAACCAGAACCTGGCCACAGGGTTCCTGTTCAACCCTTCCTATACAGGTGGCCTCGCGCTCACCCTCACACAGCCTCTGCTCCGCAATGCCGGCATTGGCATCACCAAGACCTTCATCCTGGTCGCTCAGAATAATGCTATTGTGGAAGAACATGTCTTTCGCGATCGCGTCCTCTCAGTCCTCGCCACCGTGGAACAGACCTATTGGGAAGTCGTCTTCGCCAATGAGAACCTGAAGGTTGCTGAAGCTGCCTTGAAGGCGGCACAGGAGCTCGGCGCCAGCAACCGCGCGAAGGCGAAGGCCGGCATCATGTCGCTCGTCGATGTCTTGCAAGCCGAGGCGGCCGTTGCGTCGCGGGTGGAGCAGGTCCTGGTCGCGGACAAAGCGATCCGGGACCAGGAGGATCAATTGCGCCGGTTGCTCAATCCAGGAGAAGAAAACCTGCGTCAAGACGTCCGAGTGACTCCCCTCGACAAGCCGACCGTAACTTTGGAACCCATCAGCCTGGAAGAAGCCATCGACACGGCCATCGAGTTACGGCCGGAAATCGCCCAGGCAAAAAAGAACACGGAGACGAGCGAGCTCAACACAAAGTTTGCGAAAAATCAGATACTCCCGACCCTTTCGCTCCAAGGAACTATGGGACTAGCCGGGCTCGGGAAAGACTATACTGATTCCGTGAACCAGAACTTCAGCGGCGATTTCTATAATTATGGAGGAGGCCTTGTCTTAAGTTACCCGCTGGGCAACCGCTCAGCTTGGAGCACATACAACAAGCGGCAGCTGGAGGCCAAGAACGCTGAAGCCTCGCTGATGAATGTGCGGCAGCAAATTATCGTGGGAGTGCGCGAAGCGGTCAGGCGCGTCCAGACGGATTTCAAGCGGATCGAAACCACCAGATCGGCCAGAATCATGGCGGAGAAGCAGTTGCAGGCGGAACAAGAGCGACTGAAGGTGGGGTTGAGCACAACTCGCTTTGTCCTCGATTTTCAACGCGATCTTGCCATAGCCCAAGGGAACGAGTTGCGCGCCACAGTCGACTACAATAAATCGCTCTCCAATCTCGCGCGGCACAAAGCCACCACACTCGACCGTTATAATCTCCAGCTGAACTAGCCCGCATTATTCATGAAGCTTCTGCTACAAGCGTGGATACGCGGCTGTGACGGGCAGTCTCGCCGTTCAGCCCTTCGACATACTGCACGAGTATGCCTCAGGGCTTCACGCCTCCGAGTGCCCGTCTCGCTTCGCGTCTGCACGCTTTCGCAACGAACCTTCATGAATATTGCGGGCTGACCTCCACGATGGCACCTGAGCCTGGCCTGTATGCGACCGCAGCTCAGGCCAAAGAACGCGGAGCAGCTCTCGCGCTGTTCCCTGCCGCTACGACACTTGCCTTCTATGCCATTCCCGCTTCGCTCCAAGAACAGACGGTGATTCAGTTTGTGCCCCAAATCGTTGCCTACATAGCCTTAGGCCTTTGGGCCATGCGCAACCGCCCCTTCGTATCGCTACTTGGGCTGGGAAAGGGGAACCTATCGAACGGCCTCCGCTGGGGACTGTTGACAGGTCTGCTCCTCAGTTGCCTGAATACGCTCGTGATCCTCACAGTTTACCCGCATCTGGGCTATGACATCAGTTTCCTCAAGACCACACCTCATGGCCGACTCCCCTTCTTGATCATGGTTCCCTGGTTTATCACTAGCATTGCCTTCTTTGTCGAACTGAATTTCCGTGGATTTCTCCTCGGCCGACTGGCCGCACTTGAATCAGGACTGTGGAGGTCCGGCTCAGTCCAACGTTTCTCGCCGCTCGCCCTCATCACCTGCGCACTGATATTTGCTTTCGACCCCTTTATGGTGAATACTTTCCAGCACCTGCATTGGATCGCACTGTGGGACGGTCTCATCTGGGGAATCATCTGGCTACGTACGGGCAATCTCTACATCACGATCGTTGCGCATGCAGTCGAAGTGATGGTGATGTATCTGGCGGTGAGAGCGGCGATTGAGTAAGAATCTTTTGATCGGCACTTCGATAACCACGCGATGAACCCGTCGTTTTCAAGCCAGCTCATCAATGATGTCTTCGGTGACCCCGGCATCTATGTGGAGATCCGCTGGTCTAAAAGAGCCCTGCTCTTTGATCTCGGTCACAATGATGGTCTTGGGCCAACCAGATTGTTGAGGGCCAGCGAAATTTTCGTGTCCCACACACACATGGACCACTTCATCGGGTTCGATACTGTTCTTCGCGTGGCCTTAGGGCGAGGCAAGACACTCAGGCTGTTCGGCCCTCCCGGATTGATCGACAATGTGCAGGGGAAGCTCCGAGGCTATACCTGGAATCTCGTCGACGGTTACCCCCTGACCCTCGACGTCCAAGAGTTTCACCCTCAGGAAATCCGGCGGGCACG
It includes:
- a CDS encoding TolC family protein, whose translation is MELGTGINRWWYTCGSAVCIGLLLSPSLSWGSDESKSPPAEQRETISLADAAIRALQHNLDISISRQTKESRLADITVEQAKFDPTLSVNGQYNRIVSPLNRPVFGATGNSLTGIDTFDQRTRSVTLDATTNLLTGGNIDLNYSPSRTNVNQNLATGFLFNPSYTGGLALTLTQPLLRNAGIGITKTFILVAQNNAIVEEHVFRDRVLSVLATVEQTYWEVVFANENLKVAEAALKAAQELGASNRAKAKAGIMSLVDVLQAEAAVASRVEQVLVADKAIRDQEDQLRRLLNPGEENLRQDVRVTPLDKPTVTLEPISLEEAIDTAIELRPEIAQAKKNTETSELNTKFAKNQILPTLSLQGTMGLAGLGKDYTDSVNQNFSGDFYNYGGGLVLSYPLGNRSAWSTYNKRQLEAKNAEASLMNVRQQIIVGVREAVRRVQTDFKRIETTRSARIMAEKQLQAEQERLKVGLSTTRFVLDFQRDLAIAQGNELRATVDYNKSLSNLARHKATTLDRYNLQLN
- a CDS encoding CPBP family intramembrane metalloprotease — encoded protein: MAPEPGLYATAAQAKERGAALALFPAATTLAFYAIPASLQEQTVIQFVPQIVAYIALGLWAMRNRPFVSLLGLGKGNLSNGLRWGLLTGLLLSCLNTLVILTVYPHLGYDISFLKTTPHGRLPFLIMVPWFITSIAFFVELNFRGFLLGRLAALESGLWRSGSVQRFSPLALITCALIFAFDPFMVNTFQHLHWIALWDGLIWGIIWLRTGNLYITIVAHAVEVMVMYLAVRAAIE